Proteins encoded within one genomic window of Mycolicibacterium aubagnense:
- a CDS encoding TetR/AcrR family transcriptional regulator — protein sequence MSEPAARNSPQATLAHQQWQAIVTESGAGTKLNKRGLETRARLLDVAIRRLADSGGEPVSANRIAKDAGVTWGTVQHQFADLDGLWVAVITEIHSRSWASGPDTPRHGTLRERVEGAINSVWQYLDTTEGRALTALRTSLPARRSDIAAEYPGTAAAFAARELDWIQGFDYLMAGIDVDPEQLHRVRCLLPAAIRGLSNERQIGFTSDLDVARAALTDAVVALLTRPRP from the coding sequence TTGTCTGAGCCCGCGGCCCGCAACTCGCCGCAGGCGACCCTCGCCCACCAGCAGTGGCAGGCGATCGTTACCGAGTCGGGCGCCGGTACCAAGCTGAACAAACGGGGCCTGGAAACCCGGGCACGCCTGCTCGACGTCGCCATCCGGCGCCTGGCCGACAGCGGTGGCGAGCCGGTGTCGGCCAACCGCATCGCCAAAGACGCCGGCGTCACCTGGGGCACGGTGCAGCATCAGTTCGCCGACCTCGACGGCCTCTGGGTGGCAGTCATCACCGAAATCCATTCCCGTAGTTGGGCTTCCGGTCCTGACACGCCACGGCACGGCACGTTGCGGGAACGGGTGGAAGGAGCCATCAACTCGGTCTGGCAGTACCTGGACACCACCGAGGGACGGGCCCTCACCGCACTGCGGACCTCGCTACCGGCACGACGGTCCGATATCGCCGCCGAATATCCGGGCACCGCAGCGGCTTTCGCGGCGCGTGAGCTCGACTGGATTCAGGGTTTCGATTATCTGATGGCAGGGATCGACGTCGACCCGGAGCAGTTGCACCGCGTGCGGTGCCTGCTTCCTGCCGCAATCCGCGGTCTCAGCAACGAACGGCAGATCGGTTTCACCTCGGATCTGGACGTCGCCCGCGCGGCGCTGACCGACGCTGTGGTGGCGTTGCTGACCCGGCCGCGGCCGTAG
- a CDS encoding superoxide dismutase family protein, translated as MLKRTTAAAALLTAPVFVLAACNSNRNAPSSSTPPTTWSQPNPSALNVVLKTSDGRPVANASIDFSDGYATVTVETTGGGILAPGSHGMHIHSVGKCEGDFTSAGGHLQVAGHTGHPASGDLTPLNVRADGSGKVVATTDALTEAALKGPEGSALIIHQSPDNFANIPPRYTHDGAPGPDAETLATGDAGGRVACAVLAPAGSSSSASTSTSTATVTQTTAVPVAPPVTTTTSTSTSTSTTPSSSTTTTTSTTVPTTTTTMSTSPVGPMNPMPGG; from the coding sequence ATGTTGAAGCGCACAACTGCAGCTGCTGCCCTGCTCACCGCACCCGTTTTTGTGCTGGCTGCGTGCAATTCCAATCGGAACGCGCCGTCGAGCTCGACGCCGCCAACAACCTGGTCGCAGCCCAATCCGTCAGCACTCAACGTCGTGCTGAAGACGTCCGACGGGCGGCCCGTCGCGAACGCCTCGATCGACTTCTCTGACGGCTACGCGACAGTCACCGTCGAAACCACCGGCGGCGGCATCCTCGCCCCCGGCAGCCACGGCATGCACATCCATTCCGTGGGCAAATGCGAGGGCGACTTCACGTCCGCCGGCGGCCATCTGCAGGTCGCCGGGCACACCGGGCATCCCGCGAGCGGCGATCTGACGCCGTTGAACGTCCGCGCGGACGGCAGCGGCAAGGTCGTGGCGACCACCGATGCGCTCACCGAAGCGGCTTTGAAGGGGCCCGAGGGCAGCGCACTGATCATCCATCAGAGCCCGGACAACTTCGCCAACATCCCGCCGCGGTACACGCACGACGGCGCGCCGGGTCCCGATGCCGAGACGTTGGCGACCGGTGACGCGGGCGGTCGGGTGGCGTGTGCGGTGTTGGCGCCTGCTGGTTCTTCTTCGTCTGCCTCGACGTCGACGTCGACCGCGACGGTCACTCAGACGACGGCCGTGCCGGTGGCGCCGCCGGTGACTACGACGACTTCGACGTCAACGTCGACTTCTACTACTCCATCGAGCAGCACCACGACCACTACTTCAACCACGGTGCCGACGACCACGACCACGATGTCCACCAGCCCGGTCGGGCCGATGAACCCGATGCCGGGTGGCTGA
- a CDS encoding TIGR03857 family LLM class F420-dependent oxidoreductase yields MSTQDQLNELGYYAVTRHPADARVVLPEARDAEALGLGSCHIGERFTVKDAGVLSGAVAGASTTLGIAPSTNHHTRHPTVTATIGSTMHALTEGRFAMAFGRGMGPYWQAIGLPVVTEARLRDFFGILRRLWAGEMILDHDGPAGKWPMLRHVSGLADGPPIGLVAVGPKTMQLAGEIADFVVLHTFFSDEATTNSVAAVRRGAEKAGRDPDSVRIWACLATVPDALSEDDQIRRGVGRLATYLQAYPDVLVSANGWDRATWDRIRQSELFTDAATAGPIDASASLETLQRIAELIPTEWLDAVAKGSPQDCAKTIARQYDLGVHSVIMHGASPHELAPVVEAYRANRPTLHRAVAANPGRFV; encoded by the coding sequence ATGAGCACGCAGGACCAGCTCAACGAGCTCGGCTACTACGCCGTCACTCGGCATCCCGCCGACGCGCGGGTGGTGCTGCCCGAGGCCCGGGACGCCGAAGCGCTCGGGTTGGGCTCGTGCCACATCGGTGAGCGCTTCACCGTGAAGGACGCCGGCGTGCTCAGCGGTGCGGTGGCGGGTGCCAGCACGACTCTGGGTATCGCCCCGTCGACCAATCACCACACCCGGCACCCCACCGTCACGGCGACCATCGGGTCGACGATGCACGCGCTGACCGAAGGCCGGTTCGCCATGGCGTTCGGCCGCGGCATGGGGCCGTACTGGCAGGCGATCGGGCTGCCGGTGGTGACCGAAGCACGGCTGCGCGACTTTTTCGGCATCCTGCGTCGCCTCTGGGCCGGCGAGATGATCCTCGATCACGACGGCCCGGCCGGGAAATGGCCAATGCTGCGCCACGTCAGCGGCCTGGCGGACGGACCGCCGATCGGCTTGGTGGCTGTCGGCCCGAAGACCATGCAGTTGGCCGGCGAGATCGCGGACTTCGTTGTGCTGCATACCTTTTTCTCCGACGAGGCGACGACGAATTCTGTGGCCGCAGTGCGCCGGGGCGCCGAGAAGGCGGGCAGGGACCCGGACAGCGTCCGCATCTGGGCGTGCCTGGCGACCGTCCCCGATGCGCTGTCCGAGGACGACCAGATCCGGCGCGGGGTCGGCCGGCTGGCGACCTACCTGCAGGCCTACCCCGACGTGCTGGTCTCGGCCAACGGCTGGGATCGGGCCACGTGGGACCGCATCCGGCAGTCCGAACTGTTCACCGATGCAGCCACCGCAGGACCCATCGACGCCAGTGCGTCGTTGGAGACGCTGCAACGGATCGCGGAGCTCATCCCGACCGAATGGCTGGACGCCGTCGCCAAGGGCTCACCGCAGGACTGCGCGAAAACTATTGCCCGCCAGTATGATCTGGGCGTGCACTCGGTGATCATGCACGGAGCCAGCCCGCACGAACTGGCGCCCGTGGTCGAGGCCTACCGCGCCAACCGGCCGACGCTGCACCGCGCGGTCGCCGCGAACCCAGGTCGATTTGTCTGA
- a CDS encoding DUF732 domain-containing protein: MFTRIITAAAIVGFVWAPMASADDGPDAKYLAALAARGIPADADAGQLIADAHAACDTYGTPGVVGLMLGIEARGLSPAQAGYVMTDGMRAYCPTKSPF, from the coding sequence ATGTTCACTCGGATAATCACCGCTGCGGCGATAGTGGGATTCGTGTGGGCGCCGATGGCATCTGCTGACGACGGCCCGGACGCGAAGTATCTTGCGGCGCTGGCCGCCCGTGGCATTCCTGCGGACGCCGATGCCGGGCAATTGATCGCTGACGCCCACGCTGCGTGTGACACCTATGGGACGCCGGGCGTAGTCGGATTGATGCTGGGAATTGAAGCCCGAGGATTGTCGCCAGCCCAGGCTGGCTACGTGATGACGGACGGAATGCGGGCTTACTGCCCCACCAAGTCACCGTTCTAA
- a CDS encoding acyl-CoA dehydrogenase family protein: MPNSRRLLLNPNEFDPEQFDPETRRQLRALIAWFEERGKVRLLQDDLDATWVTDFLDFIKRERVFATFLTPSEFADGDPNKRWDTSRNAVLSEILGFYGLAYWYAEQVTILGLGPIWQSDNIKAKERAAAQLEAGGVMAFALSEREHGADIYNTDMLLTPTSDEGVVFRASGEKYYIGNGNVAGMVSVFSRRTDVDGPDGYVWFVADSGHPNYQLIDNVVHGQMFVSTFRLNDYPVHQEDILCTGPEAFSAALNTVNVGKFNLCSGSIGMCEHAFYEAITHANNRILYGNPVTDFPHVRASFVDVYARLVAMKLFSDRAIDYFRTASLDDRRYLLFNPVTKSKVTSEGERVVTLLWDVLAAKGFEKNTYFSEVSRLIGALPRLEGTVHVNVAQILKFMPNYMFNPASYPQIGTRDDAADDVFFWAQGPARGASKVQFADWAPVYERNLTVPNVARFYEQVLAFKDLLVKAAPDADQQRDLDFVLVIGHLFTLVVYGQLILEQAELTGLDRDLLDQIFDVQIRDFSSYAVALHGKPSSTVAQQEWALSAIRKPVADAGRFDRVWEQVASYDGVYEMRP; encoded by the coding sequence ATGCCGAACTCTCGCCGACTCTTGCTCAACCCGAACGAATTCGACCCCGAGCAATTCGATCCGGAGACCCGGCGCCAGTTGCGCGCGTTGATCGCCTGGTTCGAGGAGCGCGGCAAGGTCCGATTGCTGCAGGACGACCTGGACGCGACCTGGGTCACCGACTTTCTCGACTTCATCAAGCGCGAGCGCGTTTTCGCGACGTTCCTGACGCCGTCGGAGTTCGCCGACGGCGACCCGAACAAGCGCTGGGACACGTCGCGCAATGCCGTGCTGAGCGAGATCCTCGGCTTCTACGGGCTGGCGTACTGGTACGCCGAGCAGGTCACCATCCTCGGCCTCGGCCCGATCTGGCAGAGCGACAACATCAAGGCCAAAGAGCGGGCCGCCGCCCAGCTCGAAGCGGGCGGTGTCATGGCGTTCGCGCTGTCCGAACGCGAACATGGCGCCGACATCTACAACACCGACATGCTGCTGACGCCCACGTCCGACGAGGGCGTGGTGTTCCGGGCATCGGGGGAGAAGTACTACATCGGGAACGGCAACGTGGCGGGCATGGTGTCGGTGTTCTCGCGGCGCACCGACGTCGACGGGCCCGACGGCTACGTGTGGTTCGTCGCGGACAGCGGTCACCCGAACTACCAACTGATCGACAACGTGGTGCACGGCCAGATGTTCGTCAGCACGTTCCGGCTCAACGACTACCCGGTGCATCAGGAGGACATTCTGTGCACGGGACCCGAGGCGTTCTCGGCGGCGCTGAACACCGTCAACGTCGGCAAGTTCAATTTGTGCAGTGGCTCGATCGGGATGTGTGAGCACGCGTTCTACGAGGCGATCACCCACGCGAACAATCGAATTCTCTACGGCAACCCGGTCACCGACTTTCCGCATGTGCGCGCCTCGTTCGTCGACGTCTATGCCCGGTTGGTCGCGATGAAGCTGTTCAGCGATCGCGCCATCGACTACTTCCGCACTGCGAGCCTCGACGACCGCCGGTACTTGCTGTTCAACCCGGTGACCAAATCCAAGGTCACCTCCGAGGGTGAGCGAGTTGTTACCTTATTGTGGGATGTGCTGGCCGCCAAAGGTTTTGAGAAGAACACGTACTTCAGCGAGGTGAGCCGCCTGATCGGCGCGCTGCCCCGGCTGGAGGGCACGGTGCACGTGAACGTCGCGCAAATCCTGAAGTTCATGCCGAATTACATGTTCAACCCGGCGAGCTACCCGCAGATCGGCACCCGCGACGACGCGGCCGACGACGTGTTCTTCTGGGCGCAGGGGCCGGCGCGCGGTGCGTCCAAAGTGCAGTTCGCGGACTGGGCGCCGGTGTACGAGCGCAACCTCACGGTGCCGAACGTGGCCCGGTTCTACGAACAGGTGTTGGCGTTCAAGGACTTACTCGTGAAGGCGGCACCCGACGCCGACCAGCAACGCGACCTCGACTTCGTTCTGGTTATCGGGCACCTGTTCACCCTGGTCGTCTACGGTCAGTTGATCCTCGAACAGGCCGAACTGACCGGGCTCGACCGCGACTTGCTGGACCAGATCTTCGACGTCCAGATCCGCGACTTCTCGTCGTATGCGGTTGCGCTGCACGGCAAGCCGAGTTCGACGGTGGCGCAACAGGAGTGGGCCTTGTCGGCGATCCGAAAGCCCGTTGCCGATGCGGGCCGCTTCGATCGGGTCTGGGAACAGGTGGCGTCCTATGACGGGGTTTACGAGATGCGGCCGTAG
- the dcd gene encoding dCTP deaminase: MLLSDRDLRAEIGAGRLGIDPFDDAMVQPSSVDVRLDSLFRVFNNTRYTHIDPAQQQDELTTLVEPDEGEPFVLHPGEFVLGSTLETCTLPDDLAGRLEGKSSLGRLGLLTHSTAGFIDPGFSGHITLELSNVANLPITLWPGMKIGQLCLLRLTSPAEHPYGSDKVGSKYQGQRGPTPSRSYLNFAKP; the protein is encoded by the coding sequence GTGCTCCTCTCTGACCGCGATCTCCGGGCCGAAATCGGTGCTGGACGCCTCGGCATCGACCCGTTCGATGACGCCATGGTGCAGCCCTCCAGCGTCGACGTCCGCCTGGACAGCCTGTTCCGGGTGTTCAACAACACTCGCTACACGCACATCGACCCAGCGCAGCAGCAGGACGAGCTGACCACGCTGGTCGAGCCCGACGAAGGCGAGCCCTTCGTCCTTCATCCCGGCGAATTCGTGCTGGGCTCGACACTCGAAACCTGCACGCTCCCAGATGATTTGGCGGGTCGACTCGAAGGCAAGAGTTCATTGGGCCGGCTGGGCCTGCTGACGCACTCGACCGCGGGCTTCATCGACCCCGGCTTCTCCGGGCACATCACGCTGGAGCTGTCGAACGTCGCCAACCTGCCGATCACCCTGTGGCCCGGCATGAAGATCGGCCAGCTGTGCCTGCTCCGCCTGACCAGCCCGGCCGAGCACCCCTACGGCAGCGACAAGGTCGGCTCCAAGTACCAGGGCCAGCGCGGACCGACGCCCTCGCGCTCCTACCTCAACTTCGCCAAGCCCTGA
- a CDS encoding pyridoxamine 5'-phosphate oxidase family protein encodes MAKQFPEITDRFRTFIAAQSMYFVATAARDGRVNLSPKGLDSLRVLGPNRVAWLNLTGSGNETSAHLLDNPRMTLMFCSFDREPLILRLYGTAREVAPGDADWAELYSQFPPHISARQIYDVTVDLVQTSCGFGVPLMSLESERVLLDTWGEKKGPEGVAEYWQQKNLSSIDGAPTKLALD; translated from the coding sequence ATGGCCAAGCAGTTCCCCGAGATCACTGACAGGTTCCGCACCTTCATTGCCGCGCAGAGCATGTACTTCGTGGCCACGGCAGCGCGCGACGGCCGGGTGAACCTGTCCCCGAAGGGCTTGGACTCTCTGCGCGTTCTCGGGCCGAACCGCGTGGCCTGGCTGAACCTCACCGGCAGCGGCAACGAGACCTCGGCACACCTGCTCGACAACCCGCGGATGACGCTGATGTTCTGTTCGTTCGACCGCGAGCCCCTCATCCTGCGGCTCTACGGCACCGCCCGCGAGGTCGCGCCTGGTGACGCGGATTGGGCGGAGCTCTACAGCCAGTTCCCACCCCACATCAGCGCACGTCAAATCTATGACGTGACCGTCGACCTCGTCCAGACCTCGTGCGGCTTCGGCGTCCCCCTCATGTCGCTCGAGTCGGAGCGCGTCCTCCTCGACACCTGGGGCGAGAAGAAAGGGCCAGAGGGCGTCGCCGAGTACTGGCAGCAGAAGAACCTCTCGAGTATCGACGGTGCGCCGACGAAGCTCGCGCTGGATTGA
- a CDS encoding DUF3761 domain-containing protein: MRAMRPLPLYAYVLALALSGIPLAAAPIANACPGGDYLNVSGVCVQDPTPPTTTGGAIPPGVTAICRDGSYSHSMNHSGTCSHHGGVAQWGPFG; the protein is encoded by the coding sequence ATGCGTGCCATGCGTCCTTTGCCGCTGTACGCATACGTTTTGGCGCTCGCATTGTCCGGTATCCCGCTCGCTGCCGCGCCGATCGCAAACGCATGCCCCGGCGGCGACTACCTGAACGTGAGCGGTGTATGCGTACAAGACCCGACGCCGCCGACCACAACCGGCGGCGCGATCCCGCCGGGCGTAACCGCGATTTGTCGGGACGGGTCTTACTCACACAGCATGAACCACTCGGGCACCTGTTCACATCACGGCGGAGTCGCACAGTGGGGACCATTCGGCTAG
- a CDS encoding DUF732 domain-containing protein: MAFLMASVLAAATVVPARADDGTQDEAFLLTLQNYRIHMSRDEAFALGASVCVVMDEGANLESVGVQLMKMHPDWTLDDAGHFAGAAIQRYCPSHMPA, from the coding sequence GTGGCATTTCTGATGGCATCCGTGCTGGCGGCTGCGACTGTGGTCCCGGCCCGCGCGGACGACGGCACGCAGGACGAGGCTTTTCTACTCACCTTGCAGAACTACCGAATCCACATGAGTCGAGACGAAGCATTCGCGCTGGGAGCCTCGGTATGCGTCGTGATGGATGAAGGCGCAAATCTGGAGTCGGTCGGCGTGCAGTTGATGAAGATGCACCCCGACTGGACGTTGGACGATGCGGGGCACTTCGCTGGGGCGGCAATCCAGAGGTACTGCCCTAGTCACATGCCAGCGTGA
- a CDS encoding bifunctional phosphatase PAP2/diacylglycerol kinase family protein, whose amino-acid sequence MDLRAIGKGLGTLDREVFEAIAESPSPLLDTTMPRLTRAADHSKLWFAIAAAMGALGSQSVRRGAARGVLSLAVTSLVTNQLAKRIWRRPRPDRSLIPLIRQTKRVPTSNSLPSGHSASAAAFAVGVGLESPAAGLPLALLAGLVGLSRVATGAHYPGDVFAGFGIGAAIAVLGARVVPTVPAARPPKSEPLRFHTEPRPDGAGVALVINPASGDGTGKRIVDEARKALPHMEIIELYDDDDIQTVLRETAARTEVLAVGGGDGTVACAAGIAVEKGVPLAVFPGGTFNHFAKDIGCDSVARTVEAITEGTAAYVDLVCLNEERMVINTASIGAYPNYVRMREKLERRMGKRLAGMCALYLMLRREAPVRIRYDDKTLQTELFFLGNSTYLPSGFAPSVRPRLDDGLIDVQILETGRRFSRLRIATAVALGRLERSPLYHELQVPEFRFVSVDGPTTVAHDGEVGEALCEASFSVRYRALPVFRPLP is encoded by the coding sequence ATGGACCTGCGCGCGATCGGTAAAGGCCTGGGCACGTTGGACCGTGAGGTCTTCGAAGCCATAGCCGAGTCACCGAGTCCACTGTTGGACACCACGATGCCCCGGCTGACCAGGGCCGCGGACCATTCCAAGTTGTGGTTCGCCATCGCCGCCGCCATGGGTGCGCTGGGCAGCCAGTCGGTGCGGCGGGGCGCGGCGCGCGGCGTCCTCAGTCTCGCGGTGACGAGCCTCGTGACCAACCAGCTGGCCAAACGGATCTGGCGGCGGCCACGGCCGGACCGCAGTCTGATACCGCTCATCCGGCAGACGAAGCGCGTCCCCACCTCGAATTCCCTGCCGTCGGGCCACTCGGCCAGCGCCGCGGCGTTCGCGGTGGGCGTCGGCCTGGAGTCCCCAGCGGCCGGCCTGCCGCTGGCCCTGCTCGCCGGCCTGGTGGGCTTGTCGCGGGTCGCCACCGGGGCGCACTACCCCGGTGACGTGTTCGCCGGATTCGGCATCGGTGCCGCCATCGCAGTCCTGGGCGCCCGCGTCGTCCCCACCGTCCCCGCTGCCAGGCCGCCAAAGTCCGAGCCGCTGCGGTTCCACACCGAGCCCCGACCGGACGGTGCCGGTGTGGCTCTCGTGATCAACCCGGCGTCCGGCGATGGCACAGGCAAGCGGATCGTCGATGAAGCCCGAAAAGCGTTGCCACACATGGAGATCATCGAGCTCTACGACGATGATGATATCCAGACCGTGCTGCGGGAAACCGCGGCACGTACCGAGGTACTCGCGGTGGGTGGCGGCGACGGCACGGTGGCGTGCGCGGCGGGCATCGCCGTCGAGAAGGGCGTCCCACTCGCGGTCTTCCCCGGCGGCACGTTCAACCACTTCGCCAAGGACATCGGCTGCGATTCGGTCGCTCGGACCGTCGAGGCGATCACGGAAGGTACCGCGGCCTACGTCGACCTGGTGTGCCTCAACGAGGAACGCATGGTGATCAACACCGCCAGCATCGGCGCCTACCCGAACTACGTGCGGATGCGCGAGAAACTGGAACGCCGGATGGGCAAGCGCCTGGCCGGTATGTGCGCGCTCTATCTGATGCTGCGCCGGGAAGCTCCGGTGCGAATCCGCTACGACGACAAGACACTTCAGACGGAGCTCTTCTTCCTGGGCAATTCGACATACCTCCCGTCCGGGTTCGCCCCGTCGGTGCGGCCCCGTCTGGACGACGGGCTGATCGACGTGCAGATCCTGGAGACGGGCCGGCGGTTCAGCCGGCTGCGCATCGCGACGGCCGTCGCGTTGGGCCGGCTCGAACGCAGCCCGCTCTATCACGAGTTGCAGGTACCCGAGTTCCGCTTTGTCTCCGTCGACGGGCCAACAACCGTGGCCCATGACGGTGAAGTCGGTGAGGCGCTGTGCGAAGCCAGTTTCAGCGTGCGGTACCGGGCGCTGCCGGTGTTCCGTCCCCTACCTTGA
- a CDS encoding ammonium transporter: protein MQGIDPAATAWLLASTALVLLMTPGLAIFYGGMVRTTGVLNMIMMSFISIPLVTVAWLLVGYTLAFSNGDGFLGNLEHFGMLGIGPSTTHGAVPELLFATFQLTFAIITAALISGAIADRAKFSAWMVFVPIWAIAVYSVIAHWVWGPDGWLAKMGALDYAGGLVVEIASGASALALAIVLGPRIGFKQDAMRPHNLPFVLLGVGLLWFGWFGFNAGSALAANGTAAAIFLNTLVAGCLGMLGWLTVEQVRDGKPTTFGAASGVVAGLVAITPSCGTVNTLGALIVGLLAGVICSFAVGLKFKLNYDDSLDVVGVHFVGGVVGVVLIGLLATDVMTGGARGLFYGGGFTQLGKQLLAMAVVAAYAFAATFVLGKIIDKVMGFRVSAEDETAGVDFTQHAETAYAEGVHGHLGHRRPANASSLTDLLRQPRPGVEEA from the coding sequence GTGCAAGGCATCGATCCCGCCGCCACCGCCTGGCTGCTCGCCAGCACCGCCCTGGTCCTGCTGATGACCCCGGGCCTGGCCATTTTCTACGGCGGCATGGTCCGCACGACCGGCGTGCTCAACATGATCATGATGAGCTTCATCTCGATTCCGCTGGTCACGGTCGCGTGGCTGCTGGTCGGGTACACCCTCGCGTTCTCGAACGGCGACGGCTTCCTCGGCAACCTCGAACACTTCGGCATGCTCGGCATCGGCCCCAGCACCACCCACGGCGCCGTGCCGGAGCTGCTGTTCGCCACCTTCCAGCTGACCTTCGCGATCATCACCGCCGCCCTCATCAGCGGCGCCATCGCCGACCGCGCCAAGTTCTCGGCGTGGATGGTCTTCGTCCCGATCTGGGCGATCGCCGTCTACAGCGTCATCGCGCACTGGGTCTGGGGTCCGGACGGCTGGCTCGCCAAGATGGGTGCCCTCGACTACGCGGGCGGCCTCGTCGTCGAAATCGCGTCGGGCGCCTCGGCGCTGGCGCTGGCCATCGTGCTGGGCCCGCGCATCGGCTTCAAGCAGGACGCCATGCGTCCGCACAACCTGCCGTTCGTGCTGCTCGGCGTCGGCCTGCTGTGGTTCGGCTGGTTCGGCTTCAACGCCGGCTCGGCGCTGGCCGCCAACGGCACCGCCGCCGCGATCTTCCTGAACACCCTGGTCGCCGGCTGTCTGGGCATGCTCGGCTGGCTCACGGTCGAGCAGGTGCGTGACGGCAAGCCGACGACGTTCGGTGCGGCGTCCGGCGTCGTCGCCGGTCTGGTCGCGATCACGCCGTCCTGCGGCACCGTCAACACCCTGGGCGCGCTCATCGTCGGGCTGCTGGCCGGCGTGATCTGCTCGTTCGCGGTCGGCCTGAAGTTCAAGCTCAACTACGACGACTCACTGGACGTCGTCGGCGTGCACTTCGTCGGCGGTGTGGTCGGCGTGGTGCTGATCGGCCTGCTGGCCACCGACGTGATGACCGGCGGCGCCCGCGGCCTCTTCTACGGCGGCGGATTCACCCAGCTCGGCAAGCAGCTGCTGGCGATGGCCGTGGTCGCGGCCTATGCCTTCGCCGCCACGTTTGTGCTGGGCAAGATCATCGACAAGGTGATGGGTTTCCGGGTCAGCGCCGAAGACGAAACTGCCGGCGTCGACTTCACCCAGCACGCGGAAACCGCCTACGCCGAGGGTGTCCACGGCCACCTGGGCCACCGTCGGCCCGCTAACGCCAGCTCATTGACCGATCTGCTGAGGCAGCCGCGGCCGGGGGTCGAAGAGGCCTGA
- a CDS encoding DUF899 domain-containing protein yields the protein MQKPEIVSAAEWDAAWQKMLVAEKEWTRQRDQLAAMRRRMPWTPVTKEYTFAGPDGELSLAELFDGRRQLVVYRAFFEEGVKGWPQHACRGCSMIADNVGHVAHVNARDTTLAFASRAPQPDIARMTARMGWKMPWYTITDDFDLDFGVHEWHGTNAFIRDGDAVFRTYFINSRGDEALGTSWSYLDMTALGRQETWEDSPPGYPQDAAYEWWDWHDTYGEHRPSRWFGDPDPTKPDDPRPPRVEGCASCEVR from the coding sequence ATGCAGAAACCAGAAATCGTGTCAGCGGCGGAATGGGATGCCGCGTGGCAAAAGATGCTCGTCGCGGAGAAGGAGTGGACCCGGCAGCGGGACCAGCTGGCGGCGATGCGCCGCCGTATGCCGTGGACGCCGGTCACCAAGGAGTACACGTTCGCCGGCCCCGACGGCGAGCTGAGCCTGGCCGAATTGTTCGACGGGCGCAGGCAACTCGTCGTCTATCGGGCGTTCTTCGAGGAGGGGGTCAAGGGTTGGCCCCAACACGCCTGCCGTGGCTGCTCGATGATCGCCGACAACGTGGGCCATGTGGCACATGTGAACGCGCGCGACACCACGCTAGCCTTTGCGTCGCGCGCCCCGCAGCCCGACATCGCGCGGATGACAGCCCGGATGGGGTGGAAGATGCCCTGGTACACCATCACCGACGACTTCGACCTCGACTTCGGCGTGCACGAGTGGCACGGCACCAACGCCTTCATTCGCGACGGTGATGCGGTCTTCCGTACCTACTTCATCAACAGTCGCGGCGATGAGGCGCTGGGTACGTCGTGGAGCTACCTCGACATGACGGCACTGGGGCGGCAGGAGACCTGGGAGGACTCGCCACCGGGGTACCCGCAGGACGCGGCCTACGAGTGGTGGGACTGGCACGACACCTACGGCGAGCACCGGCCCTCCCGCTGGTTCGGCGACCCCGATCCCACCAAGCCCGACGACCCCCGTCCGCCGCGCGTAGAAGGGTGCGCCTCCTGTGAAGTCCGATGA